In Prunus dulcis chromosome 1, ALMONDv2, whole genome shotgun sequence, the following are encoded in one genomic region:
- the LOC117616225 gene encoding DNA damage-repair/toleration protein DRT100, with protein MKMKMPVVVLRRVSNSNQSMLVLSLILYCMLSIVLVSSSEAQTETGGGGGGGGEGGGSPVCAEADRASLVSFKGRIIKDTTGILSSWIGRDCCGGGWEGVECNPAGRVTVLQLQRPATATGDAAADRDSGLYMKGTLSPSLGNLNFLEVMVISGFKQITGPIPESFSNLAHLTQLALEDNSLVGNIPPGLGQLSSLQSLSLSGNRFRGQIPPTLGHLTNLVQINLKRNFLTGPIPPTFQNVHALQYLDLSFNMLSGLIPDFIGGRYLPNLTLIDLSNNQFSGQMPISLFSLPKLLDLSLNQNQLTGIIPVQVEGLKSLTSLSLSSNRLTGHIPISISRLHNLWYLNLSANGLSDPLPSTLATGIPSLLSIDLSYNKLSLGKVPDWIRSRQLRDVHLAGCQLSGTLPSFAKPDSFNSIDLSHNHFTGGISNLLANMSSLQNLNLSNNQLKADLSEIKLPDTLSSLDVHANQLTGSLSGSTGILNDRASRFLEVVDVSNNQISGGIPEFREGLRLKMLDVGSNKIAGPIPNSVSNLAQLERFDISRNQITGTIPTSLGLLMKLQWLDVSINGLTGKIPNSLLGIERLKHASFRANRLCGEIPQGRPFNIFPAAAYLHNLCLCGKPMPPCRQSQ; from the coding sequence atgaaaatgaaaatgccAGTCGTGGTCCTGAGAAGGGTTTCCAACTCCAACCAAAGTATGCTAGTATTATCACTAatattgtattgtatgttGTCAATAGTGCTAGTGTCCTCGTCTGAAGCTCAAACAGAaacaggaggaggaggaggaggaggaggagaaggaggaggatcCCCTGTTTGCGCAGAAGCAGATAGAGCTTCCCTTGTGAGCTTCAAAGGCAGAATCATCAAGGACACAACAGGAATTCTTTCTTCATGGATAGGCAGAGACTGCTGTGGAGGAGGTTGGGAAGGTGTTGAGTGCAATCCAGCTGGGAGGGTTACTGTGTTGCAGTTGCAGAGACCAGCTACGGCCACTGGTGATGCTGCTGCAGATAGAGACTCTGGCCTTTACATGAAGGGCACTCTCTCCCCTTCTCTGGgcaatttgaatttcttggaGGTAATGGTAATCAGTGGGTTCAAGCAAATCACGGGTCCAATTCCAGAGAGCTTCTCTAATCTCGCCCACCTCACCCAATTGGCCCTTGAAGACAATTCCCTCGTAGGGAACATTCCTCCAGGTTTAGGTCAGTTGTCCTCCCTCCAAAGCCTCTCCCTCAGCGGCAACCGTTTCAGGGGTCAGATTCCCCCAACCCTAGGCCATCTCACCAATCTCGTccaaatcaatttaaaaagaaatttcctCACCGGTCCAATTCCTCCCACTTTTCAAAATGTTCATGCTTTGCAGTATCTTGATCTCAGCTTCAATATGTTGTCCGGCCTCATTCCAGATTTCATTGGTGGCCGCTACTTACCAAACCTCACTTTGATTGACCTCTCCAATAACCAGTTTTCTGGTCAGATGCCCATTTCCCTCTTCAGCTTGCCCAAGCTTTTGGACCTCTCCCTGAACCAAAACCAGCTGACCGGCATAATCCCAGTCCAGGTGGAGGGCCTCAAATCCCTTACCAGTCTTTCATTGAGCTCCAATCGCCTTACCGGCCACATTCCCATTTCCATTTCAAGGTTGCACAACCTCTGGTACCTAAATTTATCTGCCAATGGGCTTTCAGACCCTCTTCCCTCTACCCTTGCCACGGGCATTCCTTCTCTCTTGTCAATAGACTTGTCTTACAACAAGCTCAGTTTGGGGAAAGTTCCAGATTGGATCAGGAGCAGACAGCTTCGAGATGTTCATCTTGCCGGCTGCCAGTTAAGCGGAACCCTCCCAAGCTTTGCAAAGCCTGATTCTTTCAACTCCATTGACCTCTCTCATAATCATTTTACTGGTGGAATTTCAAACTTGTTGGCCAACATGTCAAGCCTGCAGAACCTCAACCTCTCCAACAACCAACTCAAGGCTGATCTTTCCGAAATCAAGTTGCCCGACACCCTCTCATCCCTGGATGTACACGCAAATCAGCTCACCGGATCTCTCTCAGGGTCGACAGGAATCTTAAATGACAGGGCAAGCAGATTTTTGGAGGTTGTAGATGTATCCAACAACCAAATTTCTGGTGGCATCCCAGAGTTTAGGGAAGGCTTGAGGCTGAAAATGCTCGACGTAGGAAGCAACAAGATCGCTGGTCCCATCCCCAACTCAGTTTCAAACCTGGCTCAACTGGAGAGGTTTGATATATCAAGAAACCAGATAACAGGCACCATCCCCACAAGTTTGGGGTTGCTGATGAAGCTTCAATGGCTTGACGTGTCCATCAATGGGCTCACTGGAAAGATTCCAAACAGCCTACTGGGGATTGAACGTCTCAAGCACGCAAGCTTCAGGGCAAACAGGTTGTGTGGGGAGATCCCACAAGGGAGACCATTTAACATTTTTCCTGCAGCTGCATATCTGCACAATTTGTGCCTTTGTGGCAAGCCTATGCCACCTTGCAGGCAGAGCCAGTAA
- the LOC117621994 gene encoding helicase-like transcription factor CHR28 isoform X1 has product MFGHADYLQDFFYSTWRYCSFLSALVGSLISKNCADVIGLPSRNSLSKLVEERETELSTFMAQREFIDISSSDSETEREERESVNSRILPPWASGTGSNPSKDYAGQSRKVPSPRRAYASNGSSPNFNHHAQVKQKFHPSSSDDIRTSSRQAARAHFGNLEQPQDSRIANISVKDYEKISSQRDLKRTLPPSLQNARDNMAHSQFGDTYGTNGKGFMRDHSTRGNANEFVRPESSGSRVLPPTFMHGKSFSTSQFASSSDPAYHPGIGEERVTDSDERLIYQAALEDLNQPKVEATLPDGLLSVPLLRHQKIALAWMLQKETRSLHCLGGILADDQGLGKTISMIALIQMQRFLDSQSKSKDLGNHKTEALNLDDDEDNGSGGLDKVNKTEESDDIRSTPEVSTSARSFKKQRPAAGTLVVCPASVLRQWARELDDKVAEEAKLRVLIYHGGSRTKNPEELAGYDVVLTTYSIVTNEVPKQPLVDDDESDEKNGEKYGISSEFSINKKRKKAPVVSKKGKKGRKGIDSSSFDCSSGPLARVGWFRVILDEAQTIKNHRTQVARACCSLRAKRRWCLSGTPIQNAIDDLYSYFRFLKYDPYAVYKSFYSTIKVPISRNSIHGYKKLQAVLRAIMLRRTKGTLIDGQPIIELPPKTIHLSKVEFSSEERAFYTKLEADSRTKFKAYAAAGTVNQNYANILLMLLRLRQACDHPLLVKGYDSDCVGKDSVKMARQLPRDMLLDLLHLLETSLALCRVCNDPPEDPVVTMCGHVFCYQCVSEYLTGDDNMCPAIECKEQVGPDNVFSKSTLISCLSNDLDGSSMNSQSDEKSIVVQNEYSSSKIRAVIKILQSHCQLNDSNSEPYNSTGRNGDPYFGTEITDSSYSGVDVVKHTTVVSNSPNDGPIKAIIFSQWTSMLDLVETSLNQYCIQYRRLDGTMSLASRDRGVKDFNTDPEITVMLMSLKAGNLGLNMVAACHVILLDLWWNPTTEDQAIDRAHRIGQTRPVTVTRLTIKDTVEDRILALQEEKRKMVASAFGEDHSGGSAARLTVEDLRYLFMV; this is encoded by the exons ATGTTTGGTCATGCGGATTATCTtcaggattttttttattcaacttGGAGATATTGCTCCTTTTTAAGTGCATTGGTTGGCAGTTTAATCTCAAAGAATTGCGCGGATGTG ATTGGCTTACCTTCAAGGAACTCTCTTTCTAAATTGGTTGAAGAAAGGGAAACTGAACTTTCAACCTTCATGGCTCAAAGGGAGTTTATAGATATTAGTTCATCTGATAGTGAAACAGAGAGGGAAGAAAGGGAATCTGTCAACAGTAGAATTCTTCCACCTTGGGCATCTGGAACTGGCTCAAATCCGAGTAAAG ATTATGCTGGGCAGTCTAGAAAGGTGCCTTCTCCTAGAAGAGCATATGCTTCTAATGGAAGCTCTCCTAATTTTAATCACCATGCACAGGTGAAACAGAAGTTTCATCCCAGTTCAAGCGATGACATAAGAACCTCAAGTCGACAGGCTGCTCGAGCacattttggaaatttggaacaGCCTCAGGATTCACGAATCGCTAATATTTCTGTTAAGGACTATGAGAAAATCTCATCCCAACGGGATTTGAAGAGGACCCTTCCCCCATCTCTGCAGAATGCAAGAGATAACATGGCCCACAGTCAGTTTGGTGATACTTATGGAACCAATGGCAAGGGATTTATGAGAGACCATTCTACCAGGGGCAATGCCAATGAATTTGTTAGGCCTGAGAGCAGTGGGAGTAGGGTCCTGCCTCCCACTTTCATGCATGGAAAGTCATTTTCTACTTCACAGTTTGCTAGTTCAAGTGACCCCGCATACCATCCTGGCATAGGTGAAGAAAGGGTCACTGATAGTGATGAGAGACTGATATATCAAGCAGCACTAGAG GATCTCAATCAACCAAAAGTTGAAGCTACTTTGCCTGATGGTCTTTTGTCGGTCCCTCTTCTACGACATCAG AAAATTGCTTTGGCATGGATGCTTCAGAAGGAAACTAGAAGTCTGCATTGTCTAGGTGGAATCTTAGCAGATGATCAG GGCCTTGGTAAGACTATCTCAATGATTGCCCTTATACAAATGCAGAGGTTTTTGGATTCACAATCAAAATCTAAAGATTTAGGCAATCATAAAACTGAAGCTTTAAAtttggatgatgatgaggacaACGGCAGTGGTGGTTTAGATAAAGTCAACAAGACTGAGGAATCTGATGATATTCGATCAACTCCAGAAGTTAGTACATCTGCACGGTCATTCAAAAAGCAGAGGCCAGCAGCGGGTACATTGGTTGTGTGTCCAGCAAGTGTTCTTCGACAGTGGGCTAGGGAGCTGGATGATAAGGTCGCAGAGGAAGCAAAGCTGCGTGTCCTTATTTATCATGGAGGTAGCAGGACAAAGAATCCTGAAGAACTGGCTGGCTATGATGTGGTTCTCACGACATATTCTATTGTAACCAATGAAGTCCCGAAACAACCTTtagttgatgatgatgaatcTGATGAGAAAAATGGGGAAAAATATGGAATATCTTCtgaattttcaattaataagaagagaaaaaaggctCCTGTTGTTAGTAAGAAGGGAAAGAAGGGCAGAAAAGGAATTGATAGTTCCTCTTTTGATTGCAGTTCTGGTCCCCTTGCAAGAGTGGGTTGGTTTAGGGTGATACTGGATGAAGCTCAGACAATTAAGAATCACAGAACCCAAGTGGCTAGAGCCTGCTGTAGCCTTCGAGCCAAAAGAAGGTGGTGTTTGTCCGGTACACCTATACAAAATGCAATTGATGATTTATACAGCTACTTCAGATTTCTGAAATATGATCCCTATGCTGTATATAAGTCATTTTACAGTACCATTAAGGTTCCAATATCAAGAAATTCAATCCACGGTTACAAGAAGCTCCAAGCAGTTCTGAGGGCTATAATGTTGCGTCGAACAAaag GAACATTGATCGATGGGCAACCTATAATTGAATTACCGCCAAAAACAATACATTTGAGTAAAGTGGAGTTCTCATCTGAGGAGCGTGCCTTCTATACCAAGCTAGAAGCTGATTCACGCACTAAATTCAAG GCATATGCTGCTGCTGGGACAGTTAATCAAAACTATGCAAATATCCTTTTGATGCTTTTGCGCCTCCGGCAGGCTTGTGACCACCCACTGCTTGTTAAAGGATATGACTCTGACTGTGTTGGGAAAGATTCTGTGAAAATGGCAAGGCAACTTCCTAGGGATATGCTTTTGGATCTACTGCATCTCCTGGAAACTTCCTTGGCCCTTTGTCGTGTATGCAAT GATCCACCTGAAGACCCTGTTGTTACTATGTGTGGCCATGTTTTCTGCTATCAGTGTGTATCAGAATATTTGACGGGTGATGACAATATGTGCCCTGCTATTGAATGTAAAGAACAAGTTGGTCCTGATAACGTCTTCTCCAAATCCACTCTCATAAGTTGCCTATCTAATGATCTTGATGGTAGTTCAATGAATTCTCAGTCggatgagaaatcaattgtGGTACAGAATGAGTATAGTTCATCTAAAATTAGAGCTGTTATTAAGATTTTGCAGTCGCATTGCCAATTAAACGACTCAAATTCGGAACCGTACAACTCTACTGGACGCAATGGAGACCCTTATTTTGGAACCGAAATCACAGATAGTAGCTATTCAGGTGTTGATGTTGTAAAGCACACAACAGTAGTTTCAAACTCCCCAAATGATGGACCAATAAAAGCAATTATTTTCTCCCAATGGACTAGCATGTTGGATTTAGTTGAAACATCACTGAACCAATATTGTATACAGTACAGAAGGCTTGATGGTACAATGAGTCTGGCATCAAGAGACAGGGGTGTCAAAGATTTCAACACTGATCCGGAG ATCACTGTTATGCTTATGTCCCTAAAGGCAGGAAACCTTGGTCTGAACATGGTTGCTGCATGCCATGTTATCCTTTTGGACCTGTGGTGGAATCCAACTACTGAAGATCAAGCTATTGATCGGGCACATAGAATTGGACAGACTCGACCTGTTACTGTAACACGTCTCACTATTAAGGATACAGTGGAGGACAGGATATTAGCTCTACAG gaagagaagaggaaaatggTTGCGTCTGCTTTTGGCGAAGATCATAGTGGGGGCTCTGCCGCACGTCTGACCGTTGAGGATCTCAGATACCTATTTATGGTTTAG
- the LOC117635063 gene encoding uncharacterized protein LOC117635063 codes for MPSSSLRSSSESESSSQEYLQRLLDSARPFLRGELEAIDENLPSLVGVLRSVGAGECWHKHGTFLEHLVDIYRILKIWKAQDSVCLCGLFHSAYSNSYVNLAIFDPSTGREVVRGHVGDAAERLIHLFCVVPRQSLIHDDLLFHYTDSELVEHLKQSEVSLAALATNSNSNNQDQIQEDHSAAPWSWRKKLQTLAPANGITVKHIKTGEDVLVSRRVVAVFLMMTIADFSDQLFGFQDELFDNIDGRLEFKGNNFAALWPGDGKPGLWMNSISRMAAIYTLMVREEAIFVQERKITSATATGDKLDKSRDEDIELVVPAVFDKCTSVLDAKEQLAARDLYWEAVCGMSSSSSSKREIVDDGRGADDEEATVVLLRSCVERNPFIGEPHVVLAQVYLTKAKFEEAEREAERGLTLMLEWGSAWDKRMSWEGWIAWARVLLMKARDRSWPQTSWGILNLGLVK; via the coding sequence ATGCCATCTTCATCGCTTCGATCTTCTTCGGagtcggagagcagcagccaGGAGTACCTGCAAAGGCTCTTAGACTCGGCCCGCCCCTTCCTCCGTGGCGAGCTGGAGGCGATCGACGAGAATTTGCCTTCACTTGTGGGTGTGCTGCGCTCAGTTGGAGCAGGTGAGTGCTGGCACAAGCATGGCACCTTTCTTGAACACCTGGTTGACATATACCGCATTCTCAAGATATGGAAAGCCCAAGATTCTGTCTGCCTTTGCGGCCTCTTTCACTCTGCTTATTCCAATTCCTATGTCAACCTCGCCATTTTTGATCCCTCAACAGGCCGTGAAGTGGTCCGCGGCCATGTTGGGGATGCTGCAGAACGCTTGATTCACTTGTTCTGTGTCGTCCCAAGACAGTCTCTAATTCACGATGACCTTTTGTTCCACTACACTGACTCGGAGCTCGTTGAACATCTCAAACAATCTGAGGTATCGCTTGCTGCCCTTGCCACTAATTCTAATTCTAATAATCAGGATCAGATTCAGGAGGATCACTCAGCAGCGCCTTGGAGTTGGAGGAAGAAACTGCAAACTCTTGCTCCTGCTAATGGGATTACAGTGAAGCACATAAAGACCGGGGAAGATGTCTTGGTCTCAAGGAGGGTAGTTGCAGTGTTTCTTATGATGACAATAGCAGATTTCAGTGACCAACTTTTTGGTTTCCAGGACGAGCTGTTTGATAACATAGATGGCCGCCTTGAGTTTAAGGGCAACAACTTTGCAGCTCTGTGGCCGGGCGATGGCAAGCCGGGGCTTTGGATGAATTCCATATCAAGAATGGCTGCAATATACACTCTGATGGTGAGAGAGGAAGCGATTTTTGTTCAAGAGAGGAAAATTACTAGTGCTACTGCAACTGGAGACAAGTTGGACAAATCTAGAGATGAAGATATTGAGCTGGTGGTGCCAGCAGTTTTCGACAAGTGCACAAGTGTTCTGGATGCCAAGGAGcaattagctgcaagggactTGTACTGGGAAGCTGTTTGTGGAatgtcgtcgtcgtcgtcgtctaAGAGAGAGATTGTTGATGATGGTAGAGGAGCTGATGATGAGGAAGCGACGGTGGTTCTGTTGAGGTCGTGTGTTGAGAGAAACCCTTTTATTGGGGAGCCACATGTGGTGTTGGCTCAGGTTTATTTGACAAAAGCAAAGTTTGaggaggcagagagagaggcagagagagGGCTGACTCTGATGTTGGAATGGGGGAGTGCTTGGGACAAGAGGATGTCTTGGGAAGGATGGATTGCTTGGGCAAGAGTGCTGCTCATGAAGGCAAGAGACAGATCATGGCCACAAACTTCCTGGGGCATCCTCAACTTGGGCCTTGTCAAGTAG
- the LOC117616226 gene encoding high mobility group B protein 7-like: MGGGSMKSNPTKARKRVEATEESSVPSLVRGKDGSAFARCEECNKNVPVALISMHSCSLDAKIKLHLSSQVVERPPEANKKSPTERKRSTTSEPTSKRAKKDKDPNAPKRPLTAFFLFMDDFRKSFKEANPDSKLVKTVAKEGGEKWKSMTDEEKKPYVDKAAELKAEYKKALEMETDDADADADADADAEVGDDEIEGGSEKEASEKEV, from the exons atGGGAGGTGGGTCAATGAAATCGAACCCAACCAAGGCGAGGAAGAGGGTGGAGGCCACTGAGGAGTCAAGTGTACCTTCTCTTGTTCGTGGCAAGGACGGCAGTGCCTTTGCCCGATG CGAGGAATGCAACAAGAATGTCCCAGTGGCACTCATCAGCATGCACAGCTGTAGCCTTGATGCCAAAATCAAGTTGCATCTGA GCTCTCAAGTTGTGGAAAGGCCGCCTGAAGCGAATAAGAAGTCTCCCACAGAGAG GAAGAGGTCCACTACATCAGAACCCACGTCAAAGAGAGCTAAGAAGGACAAAGATCCAAATGCACCCAAGCGCCCTCTCACTgccttcttcctcttcat GGACGATTTCAGGAAATCCTTTAAGGAAGCTAATCCTGATTCAAAGCTTGTTAAGACG GTTGCAAAGGAGGGTGGCGAGAAGTGGAAGTCTATGACTGAcgag GAGAAGAAGCCTTATGTGGATAAGGCAGCTGAGCTTAAAGCAGAGTATAAAAAGGCATTGGAGATGGAGACTGATGATGCTGATGCCGATGCAGATGCAGATGCAGATGCAGAAGTTGGGGAT GATGAAATTGAAGGAGGTTCAGAGAAAGAAGCTTCAGAGAAGGAAGTTTAA
- the LOC117621994 gene encoding helicase-like transcription factor CHR28 isoform X2, with amino-acid sequence MAHSQFGDTYGTNGKGFMRDHSTRGNANEFVRPESSGSRVLPPTFMHGKSFSTSQFASSSDPAYHPGIGEERVTDSDERLIYQAALEDLNQPKVEATLPDGLLSVPLLRHQKIALAWMLQKETRSLHCLGGILADDQGLGKTISMIALIQMQRFLDSQSKSKDLGNHKTEALNLDDDEDNGSGGLDKVNKTEESDDIRSTPEVSTSARSFKKQRPAAGTLVVCPASVLRQWARELDDKVAEEAKLRVLIYHGGSRTKNPEELAGYDVVLTTYSIVTNEVPKQPLVDDDESDEKNGEKYGISSEFSINKKRKKAPVVSKKGKKGRKGIDSSSFDCSSGPLARVGWFRVILDEAQTIKNHRTQVARACCSLRAKRRWCLSGTPIQNAIDDLYSYFRFLKYDPYAVYKSFYSTIKVPISRNSIHGYKKLQAVLRAIMLRRTKGTLIDGQPIIELPPKTIHLSKVEFSSEERAFYTKLEADSRTKFKAYAAAGTVNQNYANILLMLLRLRQACDHPLLVKGYDSDCVGKDSVKMARQLPRDMLLDLLHLLETSLALCRVCNDPPEDPVVTMCGHVFCYQCVSEYLTGDDNMCPAIECKEQVGPDNVFSKSTLISCLSNDLDGSSMNSQSDEKSIVVQNEYSSSKIRAVIKILQSHCQLNDSNSEPYNSTGRNGDPYFGTEITDSSYSGVDVVKHTTVVSNSPNDGPIKAIIFSQWTSMLDLVETSLNQYCIQYRRLDGTMSLASRDRGVKDFNTDPEITVMLMSLKAGNLGLNMVAACHVILLDLWWNPTTEDQAIDRAHRIGQTRPVTVTRLTIKDTVEDRILALQEEKRKMVASAFGEDHSGGSAARLTVEDLRYLFMV; translated from the exons ATGGCCCACAGTCAGTTTGGTGATACTTATGGAACCAATGGCAAGGGATTTATGAGAGACCATTCTACCAGGGGCAATGCCAATGAATTTGTTAGGCCTGAGAGCAGTGGGAGTAGGGTCCTGCCTCCCACTTTCATGCATGGAAAGTCATTTTCTACTTCACAGTTTGCTAGTTCAAGTGACCCCGCATACCATCCTGGCATAGGTGAAGAAAGGGTCACTGATAGTGATGAGAGACTGATATATCAAGCAGCACTAGAG GATCTCAATCAACCAAAAGTTGAAGCTACTTTGCCTGATGGTCTTTTGTCGGTCCCTCTTCTACGACATCAG AAAATTGCTTTGGCATGGATGCTTCAGAAGGAAACTAGAAGTCTGCATTGTCTAGGTGGAATCTTAGCAGATGATCAG GGCCTTGGTAAGACTATCTCAATGATTGCCCTTATACAAATGCAGAGGTTTTTGGATTCACAATCAAAATCTAAAGATTTAGGCAATCATAAAACTGAAGCTTTAAAtttggatgatgatgaggacaACGGCAGTGGTGGTTTAGATAAAGTCAACAAGACTGAGGAATCTGATGATATTCGATCAACTCCAGAAGTTAGTACATCTGCACGGTCATTCAAAAAGCAGAGGCCAGCAGCGGGTACATTGGTTGTGTGTCCAGCAAGTGTTCTTCGACAGTGGGCTAGGGAGCTGGATGATAAGGTCGCAGAGGAAGCAAAGCTGCGTGTCCTTATTTATCATGGAGGTAGCAGGACAAAGAATCCTGAAGAACTGGCTGGCTATGATGTGGTTCTCACGACATATTCTATTGTAACCAATGAAGTCCCGAAACAACCTTtagttgatgatgatgaatcTGATGAGAAAAATGGGGAAAAATATGGAATATCTTCtgaattttcaattaataagaagagaaaaaaggctCCTGTTGTTAGTAAGAAGGGAAAGAAGGGCAGAAAAGGAATTGATAGTTCCTCTTTTGATTGCAGTTCTGGTCCCCTTGCAAGAGTGGGTTGGTTTAGGGTGATACTGGATGAAGCTCAGACAATTAAGAATCACAGAACCCAAGTGGCTAGAGCCTGCTGTAGCCTTCGAGCCAAAAGAAGGTGGTGTTTGTCCGGTACACCTATACAAAATGCAATTGATGATTTATACAGCTACTTCAGATTTCTGAAATATGATCCCTATGCTGTATATAAGTCATTTTACAGTACCATTAAGGTTCCAATATCAAGAAATTCAATCCACGGTTACAAGAAGCTCCAAGCAGTTCTGAGGGCTATAATGTTGCGTCGAACAAaag GAACATTGATCGATGGGCAACCTATAATTGAATTACCGCCAAAAACAATACATTTGAGTAAAGTGGAGTTCTCATCTGAGGAGCGTGCCTTCTATACCAAGCTAGAAGCTGATTCACGCACTAAATTCAAG GCATATGCTGCTGCTGGGACAGTTAATCAAAACTATGCAAATATCCTTTTGATGCTTTTGCGCCTCCGGCAGGCTTGTGACCACCCACTGCTTGTTAAAGGATATGACTCTGACTGTGTTGGGAAAGATTCTGTGAAAATGGCAAGGCAACTTCCTAGGGATATGCTTTTGGATCTACTGCATCTCCTGGAAACTTCCTTGGCCCTTTGTCGTGTATGCAAT GATCCACCTGAAGACCCTGTTGTTACTATGTGTGGCCATGTTTTCTGCTATCAGTGTGTATCAGAATATTTGACGGGTGATGACAATATGTGCCCTGCTATTGAATGTAAAGAACAAGTTGGTCCTGATAACGTCTTCTCCAAATCCACTCTCATAAGTTGCCTATCTAATGATCTTGATGGTAGTTCAATGAATTCTCAGTCggatgagaaatcaattgtGGTACAGAATGAGTATAGTTCATCTAAAATTAGAGCTGTTATTAAGATTTTGCAGTCGCATTGCCAATTAAACGACTCAAATTCGGAACCGTACAACTCTACTGGACGCAATGGAGACCCTTATTTTGGAACCGAAATCACAGATAGTAGCTATTCAGGTGTTGATGTTGTAAAGCACACAACAGTAGTTTCAAACTCCCCAAATGATGGACCAATAAAAGCAATTATTTTCTCCCAATGGACTAGCATGTTGGATTTAGTTGAAACATCACTGAACCAATATTGTATACAGTACAGAAGGCTTGATGGTACAATGAGTCTGGCATCAAGAGACAGGGGTGTCAAAGATTTCAACACTGATCCGGAG ATCACTGTTATGCTTATGTCCCTAAAGGCAGGAAACCTTGGTCTGAACATGGTTGCTGCATGCCATGTTATCCTTTTGGACCTGTGGTGGAATCCAACTACTGAAGATCAAGCTATTGATCGGGCACATAGAATTGGACAGACTCGACCTGTTACTGTAACACGTCTCACTATTAAGGATACAGTGGAGGACAGGATATTAGCTCTACAG gaagagaagaggaaaatggTTGCGTCTGCTTTTGGCGAAGATCATAGTGGGGGCTCTGCCGCACGTCTGACCGTTGAGGATCTCAGATACCTATTTATGGTTTAG